Proteins co-encoded in one Solea senegalensis isolate Sse05_10M linkage group LG8, IFAPA_SoseM_1, whole genome shotgun sequence genomic window:
- the si:ch1073-83n3.2 gene encoding uncharacterized protein si:ch1073-83n3.2, with protein sequence MTTGMSTAGIHQGFLKKYGGFMFKQWKEKYLMLTMEGSLLVCRDAESPPDQVIALQTSCESIAEGREILDLPRLPPGGRRDCCFALILPQNKFLLLLTDNPDDCSLWLNLIRKVREGVMQQMTLQRQHSITPCITDRDSLPDSCSDKDPGSPLVCKSTPPPPPLSQVTERGGSFRDTARGGSFRDTERGGSFRDRGQNLGGGPRRPLCSVSSAPPNRVSDCLRHGNSSDARAVRAVCLLMGGAAASSALAYLNSCSPTSPLTSRAPEIGHGSGGFSELPGGGSFHACGQDIDSPHFNSFDFEGDSDFDAFDCGGFAF encoded by the exons ATGACCACAGGCATGAGCACAGCAGGCATTCACCAAGGCTTCCTCAAGAAATATG GAGGCTTCATGTTCAAACAGTGGAAAGAAAAGTACCTCATGCTGACCATGGAGGGCAGCCTGCTGGTGTGCCGTGATGCTGAATCCCCTCCAGATCAGGTGATAGCACTACAAACCAGCTGTGAGTCCATTGCAGAGGGACGAGAAATCCTTGACCTGCCCAGGTTGCCTCCAGGGGGCAGGAGGGACTGCTGCTTTGCTCTCATTCTGCCACAGAACAAGTTCCTGCTGTTGCTCACAGACAATCCGGACGACTGCAG TTTGTGGCTGAACTTGATCAGAAAAGTGAGAGAG GGTGTCATGCAGCAAATGACCCTTCAGAGGCAGCACAGCATCACACCCTGCATCACAGACAGGGACTCCCTGCCAGACTCGTGCAGTGACAAAGACCCTGGGTCACCCCTGGTCTGTAAaagcactcctcctcctcctcctctgtctcaaGTCACTGAGCGAGGAGGCTCCTTCAGAGACACTGCGCGAGGAGGCTCCTTCAGAGACACTGAGCGAGGAGGCTCCTTCAGAGACAGAGGCCAAAACCTAG GTGGTGGACCACGGCGGCCTCTGTGTAGCGTTTCCTCTGCCCCTCCTAACCGTGTGTCAGATTGCCTccgccatggcaacagcagcGATGCGCGGGCAGTGAGGGCAGTGTGCCTGCTGATGGGAGGGGCAGCTGCCTCCTCTGCTCTGGCCTACCTCAACTCCTGCTCCCCTACCTCTCCCCTCACCAGCAGAGCTCCAGAGATCGGTCATGGCTCAGGAGGCTTCTCTGAGCTTCCTGGAGGAGGTTCCTTCCACGCCTGTGGCCAGGACATCGACTCCCCGCACTTCAACAGCTTTGACTTTGAGGGAGACTCCGACTTTGACGCGTTTGACTGTGGAGGATTTGCATTTTAA